AATAGACTCGCTTGAATGCGATTGCGCGTCGCGTGAACGCGTCGCTCGCATCGTCCTGGACCAAGCGGAAACGCTGTTGCTGTTCGGAGAGATAGCTCCCGGACCCAAGTCGCAGCTGATCGTCGTGCGCGAGACGCAATGCCATTTCGTATTGCCATATCTGAAGATCCCGCCGGGTGGCAAAGATTGCCTCGGCCTGTGGCATGTAGGCCGTAAGCTCTTCACGGTGCATTCGAATCTGGAATCGCGCCTGGGTGTGGTCGCTGCCGTCGACGATCGGATTGCTGATGAGCGCAATGATGTCTTCGACGAACTTGCGCTTGTCGTCGCGGTTGAGCCGCGACCAGAATTTGTAGAGCTTCTGATCATCGCAGCATTGGACGAATCGCGCCGCGACTCCGATGATCTCGTCATCAACGTACCCGCTGCCTTGAACCTGAAGGGCGATATCGAGCGCGCCGAACGGATTTTTCGTGAGGGCCAGCTGCTGTGCGCGCTGGGAGAGCTCGACGTTGCTCGTTTCGACGAATTTCAGTGGCGCCTTCCAGTCAATTCCATAGGCGGCGGCGGCGAGATCCTCGCCCGAGAACGCGGGTCCCCCCACTTGAATCGACTGACGTGGCCCGACCGAGGCGTACGTCCAGAGCGGCGTTGGGTGAGGGTTGTTGCCAAGAAACGGCAGATAACTCAGAACGGATTGCCGGCCGTAGCGCCACGTCGCCGCAACGCGTTCTTCGCCATCCTGTCGGACGCTGATAGTGCCGGTGTTGCAGCAGCCGTCGCCGAGAAGCGGCTCCGCGGGCTGGGTGCGGATCACGAGGCCGTCCGGAACGGCAGCCAGAGTTGTGGTCTTCAGGCACTGATCGGTGCGTCCAGAGCTGCGCAACTGGCTGGAGCGGAGCAACTCGTCGGCATCGCAATCCTTGGCCGCTGCAAGCTGTGTCGCATGAATTGCACCAACGCGGCCCTGTTTATCGGTCTGAGCATGGACGAAGCTGTCGATGGCGTGGTCAACGAGGAGCGTGGTGCTTCCGCAGCACGGCTCCCCCGGACCCACGATGGTGAGCGTCCGCATGCTGCGTAGCTCGGCCGGCACCGGACGGCTGAAGAGTGACTGATCCACCTCCCTGGCGAACTCGTGCCGGTTCCAGACGGAAGCGCAGTACCATGCTGCAAAGAACAGGAGCGGTGCGACGGTTAGACCCGGAAGTTTCCGATAGATCCCGAATATCGCCATCCCGCTGATTGCAACGAGCCAAGGGAAATTCAGGTATCCGGGCATGAGGGCCAGAACTAAGACGCCCAAAAGTCCGAACCATCCGCCCATCAAATGCGGTAAGTTCAGCAACAACACATAGATGCCTGCAAGCGCAACGAGACCGAGAAGAAGAGTGGCGACGTGCCGGATCATTGCTGTCGAACCTGTTCCCCAGAAGAAGGTTGGCTCAACCTGTAGATGAGAAGCCTTGTCCAATCCGTAATGCGTGCATTCCGATGCGCTGTCGGGCGAAAAGGCTTCGCTAACCCTTCTGCCGGAACGCACCCTTTGCGCGGGTTCAAGCCCGGCCGGCAACGGATTGGAACTGGTGTGAATTTTGCTCTTGGCAAGCCGGCAGAGAGCGGTTAAAGAACCGCTTCCGGACGCGCCGGCCTCGGCGGGCGCGTTCGTGCACGCATTCCGAAAACCCGACACGCAGGAGTTCATTCCTTTTCAGGACGTCCGCAAGGATTTGCCCGAAAAGGAAGGAAAATTCATCGGTTGGTGGGGTGCGGGCAGGGGTCAGGCGGTTCGCCGGCTGGCCTTGTCCTGTCCAAGACTGCAGGCGCCCGCGGAAATTTCGATTTCTCAACGGCTTAATCGCATGGCCTGCATAGACGGGTGAAGACCGGATTTCACTTCGTATCCAGCTTCAAGGGCTGGCTTTACGAAACGGGTCTGGTTCGGACCTCGACACGCCGTGGGCCTCATGGGCTCCCGGAGGGCAGGCTTTGAATTGTCGTCTCGCCCGGCGCGTGTCCTGGGGGTTTTGGCCCCGAGGTTCAGGTTTTGGGTGGGGCGATGGGTGCAACCCGGCGGTCCCGCTTCTCGCGATGACCGCCAACCGGAAAGAGCTTGCTGTGGAACGAGCGGCAAAAAAGGAAGCGGTCGAACAGCTCAACGGGGTCTTCAAGACCACGAGCGTCGCGGTCGTTGCTCAATATTCCGGCCTCACCGTCGCCCAGATGCAGAAGCTGCGTATGCAGATGAAGCAGGCTGGCGCCTCGGTGAAGGTCTCGAAGAACCGTCTCGCCAAAATTGCTCTTGAAGGCACTGACGTCGTTGCCATCGGCCCCATGCTGAAGGGGCCGACCGTGATCGCGACTTCCAACGATCCGGTAGCGGCGCCGAAGGTCGCCATCGAATTCGCCAAGGCGAACGAAAAGTTCGTCATCATCGGCGGCTCGATGGGCAAGACCGTCCTGAATGTCGACGGCGTGAAGGCGCTTGCCTCGCTGCCGTCGCTTGACGAACTGCGCGGCAAGATCGTCGGCCTCATCGTGGCCCCGGCGACCAAGCTGGCCCAGCTCGCCAACGCGCCCGCGGGCAAGCTCGCGCGCGTGATCCAGGCTCATGCCTCAAAGGGCGAAGCGGCCTGACGCCCTTCGCAAAACTCAAACCCGAACCAGACTTACACTCAAGGAAACTGAACAATGGCTGACTTGCAGAAGATCGTTGACGACCTCTCGAGCCTCACCGTGCTCGAAGCTGCCGAACTCGCGAAGCTCCTCGAAGAGAAGTGGGGCGTTTCGGCTGCCGCGGCTGTCGCCGTGGCCGGCCCGGCTGGTGGTGGCGCTGCTGCCGCTCCGGCGGAAGAGAAGACCGAGTTCACGGTCGTTCTCGCCAGCGCCGGCGAGAAGAAGATCGAGGTCATCAAGGAAGTCCGCGCCATCACCGGTCTCGGCCTGAAGGAAGCAAAGGACCTCGTCGAGGGTGCTCCGAAGCCGCTGAAGGAAGGCGTGAACAAGGAAGAAGCCGAGAAGATCAAGGCGCAGGTCGAGAAGGCTGGCGCCAAGGTCGAGCTCAAGTAAGCAAAGCTTACTGGCCAGGTTCCGGGCGGCGTCAGCGCGGCCCGGGATCTTGGTCCGCTCCTCATCACGGGGTGGACTAGATGCAAAAGGCGTGCGACGGAACGTCCCGACGCAGGCCGAACACGAAAAAGTGTGGGGATTTGAGGGTTTACCCCTCGAATCTCCACTATTGTCGCCCCATATCGGGTCGGCAGCACGAAAGCGCGGTGGGCAGGGATGCCGGATTTCCCTGTAAGCCGTTGGGAGAGCAGGCTATTTCGGGCTTTTGCAGTCCGTGAAGACGATCGTTGTGACGGGCGGGCGCGCTTCTGCGCCCCGCGCGTCGTTTTGCGTTTTGAAGGTCTGAAGAACAGATTCAGGACATTCCCACCCTGAAACTGAGCTTCCGACCCCCAAGGCGGGTTCGAAAAAAATTCAACCCGGGGAGCGGCGGCAGCCGCGTTCCGGACGGCGCGCCCAGAGCGGGCGACGAAATGAGAGGCCACGATGGCGCAGCAGACATTCACCGGTCGCAAACGCGTTCGCAAGTTCTTCGGACACATCAAGGAAGTTGCCGAGATGCCGAACCTCATCGAGGTTCAGAAGGCGTCCTATGACCAGTTCCTGATGGTCGACGAACCCCATGGCGGCCGTCTCGACGAGGGTCTGCAGGCGGTGTTCCGCTCGGTGTTTCCGATTTCCGACTTCTCGGGCACCTCGATGCTGGAATTCGTCCGCTACGAGTTCGAGCAGCCGAAATACGATGTCGACGAGTGCCGCCAGCGCGGCATGACCTTCGCGGCTCCCCTCAAGGTGACGCTGCGCCTCATCGTGTTCGATATCGACGAGGAAACCGGCGCGAAGTCGGTGAAGGACATCAAGGAGCAGGACGTCTACATGGGCGACATCCCGCTCATGACGATGAACGGCACCTTCATCGTCAACGGCACCGAACGCGTCATCGTCTCCCAGATGCACCGCTCGCCCGGCGTGTTCTTCGACCACGACAAGGGCAAGACCCATTCCTCGGGCAAGCTGCTGTTCGCCGCCCGCGTGATCCCGTATCGCGGCTCCTGGCTCGACATCGAGTTCGACGCCAAGGACATCGTCTATGCGCGTATCGACCGTCGCCGCAAGATTCCGGTGACGTCGCTGATGTTCGCGCTCGGGCTCGACGGCGAGGCGATCCTGTCCACGTTCTACAAGAAGATTCTCTACAAGCGGACCAAGGAAGGCTGGCGCGTTCCTTTCGACGCCAACCGTTTCCGCGGCTATTCGACCATCAACGACCTGATCGACGCCGACACCGGCAAGGTCGTGCTCGAGGCCGGCAAGAAGCTCACCGTCCGCGCTGCCCGTCAGCTCCAGGAGAAGGGGCTGAAAGCGCTGCGCATGGCCGATGAGGAACTGGTCGGCAATTACGTCGCCGAGGACCTCGTCAACCCGAAGACCGGCGAGATCCATGCCGAGGCCGGTGAGGAAATCACCGACAAGCTGATGAAGGCGCTCAACGAGCACGGCTACAAGGAGCTGCCGCTGCTCGACATCGACCACGTCAATGTCGGCGCCTATATCCGCAACACGCTGTCGGCCGACAAGAACATGACGCGCGAGGACGCGCTGTTCGACATCTATCGCGTGATGCGTCCGGGCGAGCCGCCGACGCTGGAATCGGCGCAGGCCATGTTCCAGTCGCTGTTCTTCGACGCCGAGCGCTACGACCTCTCCGCGGTCGGCCGCGTCAAGATGAACATGCGCCTCGACCTCGATGCGCCCGACACCCAGCGCACGCTGCGCAAGGAAGATATCCTCTCCGTCATCAAGACGCTGGTGGACCTGCGCGACGGCAAGGGCGAGATCGACGACATCGACCATCTCGGCAACCGCCGTGTGCGCTCGGTCGGCGAGCTCATGGAGAACCAGTACCGCATTGGCCTGCTGCGCATGGAGCGCGCGATCAAGGAGCGCATGTCCTCGGTCGACATCGACACGGTCATGCCGCAGGATCTGATCAACGCCAAGCCGGCGGCTGCCGCCGTGCGCGAGTTCTTCGGGTCCTCGCAGCTCTCGCAGTTCATGGACCAGACCAACCCGCTGTCGGAGATCACCCACAAGCGCCGCCTCTCGGCGCTCGGACCGGGCGGTCTGACCCGCGAGCGCGCCGGCTTCGAGGTGCGCGACGTGCACCCGACGCATTACGGCCGCATCTGCCCGATCGAGACGCCGGAAGGTCCGAACATCGGCCTGATCAACTCGCTCGCGACCTTCGCGCGCGTGAACAAGTACGGCTTCGTCGAGACGCCTTATCGTAAGGTGAAAGACGGCCGCGTCACCGACGAGGTCGTGTACCTCTCGGCGATGGAGGAGGGCCGTTACACGGTCGCGCAGGCCAACGTGCCGCTCGACCCGAAGGGGCGCTTCACCGAAGACCTCGTGGTCTGCCGTCACGCCGGCGAAGTCTTGCCGGTGACGCCTGACAAGGTCGACTACATGGACGTGTCGCCGAAGCAGCTCGTGTCGGTGGCCGCGGCGCTGATCCCGTTCCTCGAGAACGACGACGCCAACCGCGCGCTGATGGGCTCGAACATGCAGCGCCAGGCGGTGCCGCTGGTTCGCGCCGAGGCGCCGTTCGTTGGCACCGGCATGGAAGGTGTGGTTGCGCGTGACTCGGGCGCCGCGATCGCGGCGCGCCGTTCGGGCGTGATCGACCAGATCGACGCCACCCGCGTCGTCATCCGCGCCACGGAAGATCTCGATCCGACCAAGTCGGGCGTCGATATCTACCGCCTGATGAAGTACCAGCGCTCCAACCAGTCGACCTGCATCAACCAGCGTCCGCTGGTGAAGGTCGGCGACATCGTCAAGAAGGGCGACATCATCGCCGACGGTCCGTCGACCGATCTCGGCGAGCTCGCGCTCGGCCGGAACGTGCTCGTCGCGTTCATGCCGTGGAACGGCTACAACTTCGAAGACTCGATCCTGCTCTCCGAGCGGATCGTGAAGGAAGACGTGTTTACCTCAATTCATATCGAAGAATTCGAGGTGATGGCCCGCGACACCAAGCTCGGACCTGAGGAAATCACCCGCGACATTCCGAACGTCTCGGAAGAAGCGCTGAAGAACCTCGACGAAGCCGGTATCGTCTACATCGGCGCGGAAGTGCGCGCCGGCGACATCCTGGTCGGCAAGATCACGCCGAAGGGCGAAAGCCCGATGACGCCGGAAGAAAAGCTGCTGCGCGCCATCTTCGGCGAGAAGGCCTCCGACGTTCGCGACACCTCGCTGCGCGTTCCTCCGGGCGTGCAGGGCACCATCGTGGAAGTGCGCGTGTTCAACCGTCACGGCGTCGACAAGGACGAGCGTGCGCTGGCGATCGAGCGGGAAGAGATCGAGCGTCTGGCCAAGGACCGCGACGACGAGCAGGCGATCCTCGACCGCAACGTCTACAACCGACTTGCCGAGTTGCTCGAGGGACGGCAGGGCATTGCCGGTCCGAAGGGCTTCAAGAAGGACACCAAGATCACCCGTGCGGTGCTCGAGGAGTACCCTAAGTCGCAGTGGTGGCTGTTCGCCTCGCCGAACGACAAGCTGATGGCCGAGATCGAGGCCATGCGGAAGCAATACGACGAGTCGAAGAAGGGGCTGGAACAGCGCTTCCTCGACAAGGTCGAGAAGCTTCAGCGCGGCGACGAACTGCCGCCCGGCGTGATGAAGATGGTCAAGGTCTTCGTCGCGGTGAAGCGCAAGATCCAGCCCGGCGACAAGATGGCCGGCCGCCACGGCAACAAGGGCGTGGTGTCGAAGATCGTGCCGATCGAGGACATGCCGTTCCTCGAAGACGGCACGCACGCCGACATCGTGCTCAATCCGCTCGGCGTGCCCTCGCGCATGAACGTCGGACAGATCCTCGAGACCCATCTCGGCTGGGCCTGCGCCGGCCTCGGCAAGCGTATCGGCCAGACGGTCGATGCGTACCTGTCGAAGCAGGACATCAAGCCGCTGAAGGAAACCTTGAAGAAGGTCTACGGCGAGGACGAGACGATCAAGACGCTCAACGACAACGAGCTGATCGAACTCGGCCATAACTTGAGCCGCGGCGTGCCGATCGCGACGCCGGTGTTCGACGGCGCCAAGGAAGCCGACATCGAGGAGATGCTGAAGCTCGCCGGTCTCGACGCTTCGGGGCAGTCGACCGTCTATGACGGCCGCACCGGCGATCCGTTCGATCGCAAGGTGACGGTGGGCTATATCTACATGCTCAAGCTGCACCATCTCGTCGACGACAAGATTCATGCGCGTTCGATCGGTCCGTACTCTCTCGTCACCCAGCAGCCGCTGGGCGGCAAGGCGCAGTTCGGCGGCCAGCGCTTCGGCGAAATGGAGGTGTGGGCGCTCGAGGCTTACGGCGCGGCGTACACGCTCCAGGAGATGCTGACGGTGAAGTCGGACGACGTCGCCGGCCGTACCAAGGTGTACGAGGCGATCGTGCGCGGCGACGACACGTTCGAGGCCGGTATTCCGGAATCCTTCAACGTGCTGGTCAAGGAAATGCGCTCGCTCGGCCTCAACGTCGACCTGCACAACTCCAAGGTGGGACCGGCGCCGACGTCGGAAGCGGCCGAGTAATTCGACCTTTCATGCCCGGCCCTCGCGGCCGGGCATCGGCGCCCCGCCTGAGGCCTTGAGGGCAGGGCGCCCCGCTCGAGTGATTTTCGAATTTGCGGCCGGAGGCGACCGGCACGCGAGGAGAAGACGATGAACCAAGAAATTATGAATCTCTTTAACCCGACGACGCCGGCTCAGGTCTTCGACCAGATCCGGATCTCGATCGCGTCTCCAGAGAAGATTCTGTCCTGGTCCTACGGTGAGATCAAGAAGCCGGAGACCATCAACTACCGTACCTTCAAGCCCGAGCGCGACGGCCTGTTCTGCGCCCGCATCTTCGGGCCGATCAAGGACTACGAGTGCTTGTGCGGCAAGTACAAGCGCATGAAGTACAAGGGCATCATCTGCGAGAAGTGCTCGGTCGAGGTCACGCTGTCGCGCGTCCGGCGCGAGCGCATGGGCCATATCGAGCTCGCCGCCCCCGTCGCCCACATCTGGTTCCTGAAGTCGCTGCCCTCGCGCATCGGCCTTCTGCTCGACATGACGCTGAAGGATCTCGAGCGGATCCTGTACTTCGAATACTACGTCGTGCTTGAGCCGGGTCTCACCGCGCTGAAGGACCGTCAGCTCTTGTCGGAAGACGAGTATCTGAAGGCGCAGGACGAGTACGGCCAGGATTCCTTCACTGCCATGATCGGCGCGGAAGCGATCCGCGAACTGCTCAAGGGCATGGACCTCGAGAAGCTCGAGCTGTCCCTGCGTGCGGAGATGCAGGAGACCGACTCCGACATCAAGCACAAGAAGCTCGCCAAGCGCCTGAAGATCGTGGAAGCGTTCCGCCACTCCGGCAACAAGCCGGAATGGATGATCATGACCGTGGTCCCGGTGATTCCGCCGGACCTGCGTCCGCTGGTGCCGCTGGACGGCGGCCGCTTCGCGACCTCTGACCTCAACGACCTCTACCGCCGCGTCATCAACCGCAACAACCGCTTGAAGCGGCTGATGGAGCTGCGCGCGCCCGACATCATTATCCGCAACGAGAAGCGCATGCTTCAGGAAGCGGTCGATGCGCTGTTCGACAACGGCCGCCGCGGCCGCGTCATCACCGGCGCCAACAAGCGTCCGCTGAAGTCGCTCGCCGACATGCTCAAGGGCAAGCAGGGCCGCTTCCGCCAAAACCTGCTC
This genomic stretch from Bradyrhizobium sp. CCGB12 harbors:
- the rplJ gene encoding 50S ribosomal protein L10 is translated as MERAAKKEAVEQLNGVFKTTSVAVVAQYSGLTVAQMQKLRMQMKQAGASVKVSKNRLAKIALEGTDVVAIGPMLKGPTVIATSNDPVAAPKVAIEFAKANEKFVIIGGSMGKTVLNVDGVKALASLPSLDELRGKIVGLIVAPATKLAQLANAPAGKLARVIQAHASKGEAA
- the rplL gene encoding 50S ribosomal protein L7/L12 translates to MADLQKIVDDLSSLTVLEAAELAKLLEEKWGVSAAAAVAVAGPAGGGAAAAPAEEKTEFTVVLASAGEKKIEVIKEVRAITGLGLKEAKDLVEGAPKPLKEGVNKEEAEKIKAQVEKAGAKVELK
- the rpoB gene encoding DNA-directed RNA polymerase subunit beta; the encoded protein is MAQQTFTGRKRVRKFFGHIKEVAEMPNLIEVQKASYDQFLMVDEPHGGRLDEGLQAVFRSVFPISDFSGTSMLEFVRYEFEQPKYDVDECRQRGMTFAAPLKVTLRLIVFDIDEETGAKSVKDIKEQDVYMGDIPLMTMNGTFIVNGTERVIVSQMHRSPGVFFDHDKGKTHSSGKLLFAARVIPYRGSWLDIEFDAKDIVYARIDRRRKIPVTSLMFALGLDGEAILSTFYKKILYKRTKEGWRVPFDANRFRGYSTINDLIDADTGKVVLEAGKKLTVRAARQLQEKGLKALRMADEELVGNYVAEDLVNPKTGEIHAEAGEEITDKLMKALNEHGYKELPLLDIDHVNVGAYIRNTLSADKNMTREDALFDIYRVMRPGEPPTLESAQAMFQSLFFDAERYDLSAVGRVKMNMRLDLDAPDTQRTLRKEDILSVIKTLVDLRDGKGEIDDIDHLGNRRVRSVGELMENQYRIGLLRMERAIKERMSSVDIDTVMPQDLINAKPAAAAVREFFGSSQLSQFMDQTNPLSEITHKRRLSALGPGGLTRERAGFEVRDVHPTHYGRICPIETPEGPNIGLINSLATFARVNKYGFVETPYRKVKDGRVTDEVVYLSAMEEGRYTVAQANVPLDPKGRFTEDLVVCRHAGEVLPVTPDKVDYMDVSPKQLVSVAAALIPFLENDDANRALMGSNMQRQAVPLVRAEAPFVGTGMEGVVARDSGAAIAARRSGVIDQIDATRVVIRATEDLDPTKSGVDIYRLMKYQRSNQSTCINQRPLVKVGDIVKKGDIIADGPSTDLGELALGRNVLVAFMPWNGYNFEDSILLSERIVKEDVFTSIHIEEFEVMARDTKLGPEEITRDIPNVSEEALKNLDEAGIVYIGAEVRAGDILVGKITPKGESPMTPEEKLLRAIFGEKASDVRDTSLRVPPGVQGTIVEVRVFNRHGVDKDERALAIEREEIERLAKDRDDEQAILDRNVYNRLAELLEGRQGIAGPKGFKKDTKITRAVLEEYPKSQWWLFASPNDKLMAEIEAMRKQYDESKKGLEQRFLDKVEKLQRGDELPPGVMKMVKVFVAVKRKIQPGDKMAGRHGNKGVVSKIVPIEDMPFLEDGTHADIVLNPLGVPSRMNVGQILETHLGWACAGLGKRIGQTVDAYLSKQDIKPLKETLKKVYGEDETIKTLNDNELIELGHNLSRGVPIATPVFDGAKEADIEEMLKLAGLDASGQSTVYDGRTGDPFDRKVTVGYIYMLKLHHLVDDKIHARSIGPYSLVTQQPLGGKAQFGGQRFGEMEVWALEAYGAAYTLQEMLTVKSDDVAGRTKVYEAIVRGDDTFEAGIPESFNVLVKEMRSLGLNVDLHNSKVGPAPTSEAAE